Proteins from one Hydrogenivirga caldilitoris genomic window:
- the guaA gene encoding glutamine-hydrolyzing GMP synthase: MKRRPILVVNFGSQYVQLIARRVRELGIYSEIVHWDTPIDELKEKEPYGLIFSGGPASVYAKDAPLPPKDIYELGVPILGICYGLQVIAHQLGGKVEKSDHQEYGRARLKVVKRDKIFEGIPDEFDVWMSHADKVAQLPDGFETLAVSDNSPHAVIASRERKIYGFQFHPEVVHTVYGRELLSNFVYGVCGAERNWEMGDFISEKIEEIRNIVGNAQVIAALSGGVDSTVASLLVHRAIGDRLHCFFIDHGLLRLGEREEVENNLRALGLPLKVVDASELFLERLKGVEDPEEKRKIIGNTFIEVFEREAKGVERAEFLLQGTLYPDVVESAGIKGSAKIKTHHNVGGLPQRMHLKLIEPFRELFKDEVREIGKLLGIPKEILGRHPFPGPGLAIRIIGEVNREDLEILKKADRIFIEELKKNGFYDRIWQAFAVLLPIRSVGVMGDVRTYEKVIALRAVESTDGMTADWYRFPYDFLDHVMRRIINEVRGVGRVVYDVSSKPPSTIEWE, from the coding sequence ATGAAGAGAAGACCAATACTGGTAGTGAACTTTGGCTCCCAATACGTTCAGCTTATAGCAAGGAGAGTCAGAGAGCTGGGAATTTACAGCGAGATAGTCCACTGGGATACACCTATAGATGAACTTAAAGAAAAGGAACCTTACGGGCTTATATTTTCTGGAGGTCCCGCCTCAGTATACGCCAAAGATGCACCTCTACCTCCCAAGGATATATACGAGCTTGGAGTCCCCATACTTGGTATATGTTACGGACTTCAAGTTATAGCTCACCAACTTGGAGGAAAGGTTGAAAAGTCTGACCATCAAGAGTACGGAAGGGCACGGCTTAAAGTAGTTAAGAGGGATAAGATATTTGAAGGTATCCCCGATGAGTTTGATGTATGGATGAGCCATGCAGATAAGGTTGCACAGCTCCCAGATGGTTTTGAAACCTTGGCAGTATCTGACAACTCCCCTCATGCGGTTATAGCCTCAAGGGAGAGAAAAATATATGGTTTTCAGTTCCACCCAGAGGTGGTCCATACGGTTTACGGTAGGGAATTGCTTTCTAACTTCGTTTACGGGGTGTGTGGAGCCGAAAGAAACTGGGAGATGGGGGACTTCATTTCAGAGAAGATTGAAGAGATAAGGAATATAGTTGGAAACGCTCAGGTGATAGCAGCTTTATCTGGGGGTGTTGACTCAACTGTGGCTTCCCTTTTGGTCCATAGGGCTATAGGTGATAGGCTCCATTGCTTCTTCATAGACCACGGGCTCCTCAGATTGGGAGAGAGGGAAGAGGTTGAAAACAACCTCAGAGCCCTCGGGCTACCTTTGAAGGTTGTTGATGCAAGCGAGCTGTTCCTTGAACGTCTCAAAGGTGTTGAAGACCCAGAGGAAAAGAGGAAAATCATAGGAAATACATTTATAGAGGTTTTTGAGAGGGAAGCGAAAGGTGTAGAGAGGGCGGAGTTCCTGCTTCAGGGAACTTTATATCCTGATGTGGTTGAAAGTGCGGGGATCAAAGGCTCTGCCAAGATAAAGACCCACCACAATGTAGGAGGGCTCCCACAGAGGATGCACCTTAAGTTAATTGAACCTTTCAGGGAACTCTTCAAAGACGAAGTAAGGGAGATAGGAAAGCTGCTGGGTATTCCGAAGGAAATCCTTGGAAGACATCCATTCCCTGGACCGGGTCTCGCCATAAGAATCATAGGTGAGGTGAACAGGGAAGATTTAGAGATACTCAAAAAGGCAGACAGGATATTTATTGAAGAGCTAAAGAAGAACGGTTTTTATGACAGGATATGGCAGGCTTTTGCGGTGCTACTGCCCATCCGCTCTGTGGGAGTTATGGGTGATGTAAGAACCTATGAAAAGGTGATAGCTCTTAGGGCTGTTGAGAGCACAGACGGAATGACCGCAGACTGGTACAGGTTCCCCTACGATTTCCTTGACCATGTGATGCGAAGAATAATTAACGAGGTTCGGGGGGTAGGAAGGGTTGTTTACGACGTATCTTCCAAACCCCCCTCTACGATAGAGTGGGAGTAA